The following coding sequences are from one Alosa alosa isolate M-15738 ecotype Scorff River chromosome 13, AALO_Geno_1.1, whole genome shotgun sequence window:
- the LOC125305973 gene encoding fatty acid-binding protein, heart-like: protein MAEKFVGTWKMVKSENFDDYLKELGVSFAIRQVASKAKPSVTVSVDADGTITLNTGRKDIKFKLNEEFNETTGDARQTKNVVTLDNGRMVQRQTWDGKETTIERELVSDKFVTTFKIGDVVAVRTFEKQA, encoded by the exons ATGGCCGAGAAGTTTGTTGGGACCTGGAAGATGGTGAAGAGTGAAAACTTTGATGATTACCTCAAGGAACTCG GTGTGAGCTTTGCTATACGCCAGGTAGCCAGCAAAGCCAAACCGAGTGTGACCGTCTCCGTGGACGCTGATGGAACCATAACTCTGAATACTGGAAGAAAAGATATCAAGTTCAAACTGAACGAAGAGTTCAACGAGACCACCGGTGATGCGAGACAGACTAAA AACGTAGTGACCCTGGACAATGGTAGAATGGTCCAGAGGCAGACATGGGATGGCAAGGAGACAACCATCGAGAGAGAGTTGGTGAGCGACAAGTTTGTCACG ACATTTAAGATTGGAGATGTGGTGGCAGTGAGAACATTCGAGAAGCAAGCATGA